The Pseudomonadota bacterium genome includes a region encoding these proteins:
- a CDS encoding DUF2188 domain-containing protein yields the protein MPKKPGSHHVVPNADGGWDVKKDGATRSSGHFDKKQDAVDAGRKISQNQGTEFYIHGKDGKIQNKDSHGNDPYPPKG from the coding sequence ATGCCAAAGAAACCAGGATCACATCATGTAGTCCCGAACGCCGATGGTGGCTGGGACGTCAAGAAAGACGGCGCGACCCGTAGCAGCGGCCACTTCGACAAGAAGCAGGATGCCGTCGATGCCGGGCGCAAGATCAGCCAGAACCAAGGCACCGAGTTTTACATTCACGGCAAGGACGGAAAGATCCAGAACAAGGACAGCCACGGGAACGATCCGTATCCGCCGAAGGGCTGA